ACGTCGGCCTCCGCGGCGGAGAGTTCGCGTTCCAGACGCCGAACGCACTCCACCCCCGCGAAGCCCGCGCCCACCACCAGGATCCTGGGTCGTGTCACGATGTCCATCCCTTTCTGCGGCTCCAGGCGGTCTGCCCCGACGTCGTGCGCGTGCCCGCCCGCGGGCGCCTTGCACCTCATCGATACCACCGCGCCCGGACTGGTTCCGCCAGCCGTGCGAGGCATGCAGACGAACGTTTCTCCTGAGGTGACCGTCGTACCCCCCGAAGGGCCTGTGTACGCCCGTCACCTTCGGGTAGGCCGTCGTACATGACAATTGCGGAGGCCGGAGGATAGTGACGGTGGGGTGCGCGGACGGCTCCGGCGAAAGCCGGGGGGAGAGTCGTCGGACACAGGCCCGGCAGGTCGCCGAGGCGGTGGAGAGCCTGGTGGCCTGCTGGCTCATGGCGGCGGAGGAGAGCAGACCCCGGCTGCCCGCCCGTCAGCTGCACGCCCTGCGGACGGTCCGGCTGCGCCCGGAACTCAATCTGACGGCCCTGGCCGAGCAGCTGGGCGTCGGGCTCCCCACGGCGAGCCGCCTGTGCGACCGCCTCGAGGCGGCCGGGCTGCTGGAGCGGACCGTGCAGCCCCGCAACCGGCGCGAGGTGCAGCTCGTGGTGACCACCTACGGCCAGCGTCTCCTCACCGACGTCGCCGAGCGCCGCGTACGCCGTCTGGCGACCGTGTTCGAGGCCATGACCCCGGCCCAGCGCACCGCGTTGCAGCACGGGCTGTCCGGATTCCACGAGGCGCACACCGCGGCCGGCCGGCCCGAGGAGACGGAGGGCTGAACCGTCCTCAGGACCGGTCCCGCGGACCCGTGCCGGGGCGATGGCCGACGCGGCTGTCGATGTGGCAGAGCAGCAGGCAGACGTCGTCGTCGCGCTCGGAGTCGCTCAGCATCGGGTCCAGGATGCGC
This Streptomyces sp. NBC_00377 DNA region includes the following protein-coding sequences:
- a CDS encoding MarR family winged helix-turn-helix transcriptional regulator, coding for MGCADGSGESRGESRRTQARQVAEAVESLVACWLMAAEESRPRLPARQLHALRTVRLRPELNLTALAEQLGVGLPTASRLCDRLEAAGLLERTVQPRNRREVQLVVTTYGQRLLTDVAERRVRRLATVFEAMTPAQRTALQHGLSGFHEAHTAAGRPEETEG